Proteins co-encoded in one Opitutus terrae PB90-1 genomic window:
- a CDS encoding cytochrome ubiquinol oxidase subunit I, with product MSTELLARAQFAFTISFHYLYPPLSIGLGLLLVIVEGLWLKTRNPLYHQMARFWTKVFALTFAIGVATGIVMEFEFGTNWATYSRYVGDVFGSALAAEGIFAFFLESGFLAVLLFGWDKVGPKMHFFATTMVAFGAHFSAIWIVVANSWMQTPAGYHIVGEGLTARAEITDFWALVFNPSSMDRLSHTVIAAWQAGAWLMASVGAFYLLRKRHRDFALASVKIGLSVALVGALLSLVTGHSSAQGVAVNQPAKLAAFEGHWETAPRAPLHVIGWVDEKNEQTRGVAVPGLLSFLAHADPNAPVTGLRDIPPDERPPVNFTFQLFHLMVAVGFAMIALALWAGWALWRGRLEHSRLLLGCLVASVLGPQIANQAGWWTAEVGRQPWIVWKLLRTSEGLSAVVSANLIIASMVMFTIVYLLLFAVFVFLLNEKIRHGPDDADLVDPYENVARQLGPLKGGAS from the coding sequence ATGTCGACCGAACTTCTCGCGCGCGCGCAGTTCGCGTTCACGATCTCGTTTCACTACCTGTATCCGCCGCTCAGCATCGGGCTCGGGCTGCTGCTCGTGATCGTCGAGGGGCTGTGGTTGAAGACCCGCAACCCGCTCTATCACCAGATGGCGCGATTCTGGACGAAGGTCTTCGCGCTCACCTTCGCCATCGGCGTCGCCACCGGCATCGTGATGGAATTCGAGTTCGGCACCAACTGGGCCACTTACTCGCGCTACGTCGGCGACGTGTTCGGCAGCGCCCTCGCCGCCGAAGGCATCTTCGCCTTCTTCCTCGAGTCCGGTTTTCTCGCGGTGCTGTTGTTCGGTTGGGACAAGGTCGGCCCGAAGATGCACTTCTTCGCGACCACCATGGTCGCGTTCGGCGCCCACTTCAGCGCGATCTGGATCGTCGTGGCCAATTCCTGGATGCAGACTCCCGCCGGCTACCACATCGTCGGCGAAGGTCTGACCGCTCGCGCGGAGATCACGGATTTCTGGGCCCTGGTGTTCAACCCTTCCTCGATGGACCGTTTGTCGCACACGGTGATTGCCGCGTGGCAGGCCGGCGCGTGGCTGATGGCAAGCGTCGGCGCATTCTACCTGCTGCGGAAGCGCCATCGGGACTTCGCGCTCGCCTCGGTGAAGATCGGACTCTCGGTGGCGCTCGTCGGCGCGTTGCTCTCGCTCGTCACCGGCCACTCGAGCGCGCAGGGTGTCGCCGTCAACCAACCCGCCAAGCTCGCCGCCTTCGAAGGGCATTGGGAAACCGCACCCCGCGCTCCGCTGCACGTGATCGGCTGGGTCGATGAAAAAAACGAACAGACTCGCGGCGTCGCCGTGCCGGGACTGCTCAGCTTTCTCGCGCACGCCGATCCGAACGCGCCCGTCACGGGTCTCCGCGATATTCCCCCCGACGAGCGTCCGCCCGTGAACTTCACCTTCCAGTTGTTCCATCTGATGGTTGCCGTCGGCTTCGCGATGATCGCACTCGCCCTCTGGGCCGGCTGGGCGCTTTGGCGCGGCCGGCTCGAGCATTCGCGGCTGCTGCTCGGCTGTCTGGTCGCGTCCGTGCTCGGGCCGCAAATCGCGAATCAAGCCGGCTGGTGGACGGCGGAAGTCGGCCGGCAGCCGTGGATTGTCTGGAAGCTCCTGCGCACCTCGGAAGGACTCTCCGCCGTTGTTTCCGCCAATCTCATCATCGCCTCGATGGTGATGTTCACGATCGTCTACCTGCTGCTCTTCGCGGTGTTTGTATTTTTGCTCAACGAAAAGATCCGGCACGGCCCGGACGACGCTGATCTCGTCGATCCCTACGAGAACGTTGCCCGCCAGCTCGGGCCGCTGAAAGGAGGGGCGTCATGA
- the trxA gene encoding thioredoxin: MAHDLSDFQTDIIDQSQRTPVLVDFWAAWCGPCKMLGPVLEKLAGEAAGRWMLVKIDTDAHQDLAAQFGIRGIPNVKLFHHGEVIAEFAGALPEPQLRAWLNEHLPTPKREGMARARELLRAGRGAEAAAALQPLAAAEPQDAELAVLLARATMFDHPKQAAARVSHLPAGHAWTDDAEIVRAITAALHTLQHDSDRLLASPLRDIYLVALRDLQSQRFREAAQGLVSVLQEKPNYDDGRAKAACLAVFKHLGMRHPITEEFSRAYSMAVNV; the protein is encoded by the coding sequence ATGGCCCACGACCTTTCCGATTTTCAAACCGACATCATTGATCAGAGTCAGCGCACGCCCGTGCTCGTCGACTTCTGGGCTGCCTGGTGCGGCCCGTGCAAGATGCTCGGGCCTGTCCTCGAAAAGCTCGCTGGCGAAGCGGCTGGCCGCTGGATGCTCGTCAAGATCGACACCGACGCGCATCAGGACCTCGCCGCGCAGTTTGGCATCCGCGGCATCCCGAACGTGAAGCTGTTTCACCACGGTGAGGTGATCGCGGAATTTGCCGGCGCGTTGCCCGAACCGCAGCTCCGCGCCTGGCTCAACGAGCACCTGCCCACACCGAAACGCGAAGGGATGGCCCGGGCGCGTGAATTGCTGCGCGCCGGCCGCGGCGCCGAAGCTGCCGCTGCGCTACAGCCGCTCGCCGCCGCCGAACCGCAGGACGCCGAACTCGCCGTGCTCCTCGCGCGCGCCACGATGTTCGACCACCCGAAGCAGGCCGCCGCCCGCGTGTCCCATCTGCCCGCCGGGCATGCATGGACCGACGACGCGGAGATCGTTCGCGCGATCACCGCCGCGCTCCACACACTGCAGCACGACTCCGACCGATTGCTCGCCTCGCCGCTACGCGACATCTATCTGGTCGCGCTGCGCGACCTGCAGTCGCAGCGGTTTCGCGAGGCCGCGCAAGGCCTCGTGTCGGTGCTCCAGGAGAAGCCCAACTACGACGACGGCCGCGCGAAGGCGGCCTGTCTCGCCGTGTTCAAGCACCTCGGCATGCGCCATCCAATCACGGAGGAATTCTCGCGCGCCTACAGCATGGCCGTGAACGTGTGA
- a CDS encoding rhodanese-like domain-containing protein: MLSSLFKPAPRATPTEYGAKIRSGDALLIDIRESDEWTGGVAETAALLPISELRAPSAAWRDFLAKAGQREVLLYCASGTRSAMAVRHLLSQGVRALNAGGLADWAAAGWPIVKPK, from the coding sequence ATGCTCTCCTCCCTGTTCAAACCCGCGCCCCGCGCGACTCCGACCGAATACGGCGCCAAGATCCGCTCGGGCGACGCCCTGCTCATCGACATTCGCGAAAGCGACGAATGGACCGGCGGCGTCGCCGAAACCGCCGCGTTGTTGCCCATCAGCGAACTCCGTGCTCCGAGCGCCGCGTGGCGCGATTTCCTGGCCAAGGCCGGGCAGCGCGAGGTGCTGCTCTATTGCGCGTCCGGCACGCGTTCGGCCATGGCGGTTCGGCATCTGCTCTCGCAGGGGGTGCGCGCGCTCAACGCCGGCGGACTCGCCGACTGGGCCGCCGCCGGCTGGCCGATCGTGAAGCCGAAGTAA